Genomic window (Cellulosilyticum lentocellum DSM 5427):
GTAGACTTTAGCATTAATGCGACGGTGACAGATATAGACTTTAAGCCTGGTCCAGGTATAACAGTTTCAGCTATTCATATAACAGATCAAGAAGGCGAAAAGATCATTAAATTAAAGGAAGAGGATGTTTGTATCATGACCAATGGATGCATGACAGATTGTGCAACCTTGGGAGACTTTAATACACCAGCACCTTATGAACCCAAGCATCCCATTTCCGCAGAACTGTGGAAGAAGGTTGCTAAAAAGAGATCTAATCTAGGCAATCCAACACCGTTTTTTGGGCATCCTAGTGAAACCAACTGGGAAAGCTTTACAGTCACTTGCCGTGGTAATAAGCTGCTTAAAATGATAGAGAAATTCTCAGGAAATATCCCAGGTAGTGGGGCTCTTATGACCTTTAAGGATTCTAGTTGGCTTATGAGTATTGTTGTTGCTGCTCAGCCTCATTTTAAGAAGCAACCAATGGATGTCACCATCTTTTGGGGCTATGGCCTTCATACAGACCGCATTGGCGATTATGTGAAAAAACCTATGAGGGATTGCAGTGGTGAAGAAATTTTAACAGAGCTTCTTCATCACCTTCACATGGAAGAAGAGCTAGAAACCGTAATGGAGACAATCATCAATGTCATTCCATGCATGATGCCATATATTGATGCCCAGTTCCAACCACGTAAAATGAAGGATAGACCACAGGTAGTACCAGAAGGCTCCACTAATTTTGCCATGATTAGTCAGTTCGTTGAGATTCCAAAGGACATGGTCTTTACTGAAGAGTATTCAGTAAGAGCAGCTAGAATAGCTGTCTATACCTTGTTTGGGGTAAAAGATAAGGAAATTTGCCCTGTTACACCTTATAATAAAAATCCTAAAGTGCTAGCTCAGGCGCTAAAAACAGCTTACCGTTAGAAAAGTAAAAGAGAGTTAACGCACAATGGTATATTCTTAGTAAAAAAGGCACTTAGCTCCCCTATGCTTTTAACGGATAAGGGTTAGTTAGAAGTATTGATAGTAAATAAGAAATGGCTAATTTCTTATGAGGAAAGCACTATATGACTACGATTTTAGGTGAGTCATATAGTGCTTTTCATTTATTAAAACACTGTATGCTTGTTCCTAGACTATAAGGGGTGCAGGGGAAGAATTCCCAGCCGTATTTAGGAGGGGGCTTAGCTGACATGTTTTTTGTCAGCGTCGAAGGGAATCTAGGGTTCCCTAGCGGGAGAAATGTGGACGTTAGTCCACTTTCTTGTGATGTAGAAATTTATTAATAAATAGAACCAAATAGCATATCGAACATACTATGATAACAGAAACAAGCGTGACGAGTTAGTAGAGATAGTAATGAAAAGAAAACCTTAAAGTGAGAAAGGGGGAGCTTATATGTCTAAAAAGAAAAGATATAAAAAAGAAGATACAGACTGTAAAGAAATGTGCCATACGAACGAAATGGAGCGATGTGGAACAGGAGATACAGGCTGTAAAGGGACCGCTATGTGTCATATGTCTAGTAGTATGTGCAATGGTGTATTTGAACCAGTATGTGCACCCGAGGTATGTAATGTGCCTAGGATACCTCATCATGAGGTATTAGTGGATGGGCAGGGTATTTTATTAGACATCCAGAGTCAGAAGGAAATTTGCTTTACTATTTTCGTAGAACGTGAAATGCAGGTTTATAAGGGAGAGTTTGAATTGCAAGATATAGGTAAGGAGATTAAAGTGAGAGCAGATGTTCTTAAACTCTTTGAAAGTGACGGTAAAACGCATATGCTCGCTATATTCCATGAGGAAGCTACAACTAGGGATAGTGTCATTACAGTATATCAAGAAGAACAAAGTGAAGAAGTACAAGAACAAGGGCATCAAGTAGAGCAAGGAGATCAAAGACATCCAGGGCATGAGGAAGGATCAACTCAGATTTTCATCTATAGTACATCTATGCAGGCAGGAGCTACTAACTTAGGTGGAGCGCTAATAGCTGGAGACATTAAGTTATATGTAGATCATAATGTGCATGAGCATTAGAAAATGGGGGGATAGAATATGGGAAAGAGTAGCTGTAATGATAAGGAAAAATGTAGAGAGAAATGCCATTCAAGTGATCAAGAAAGCTTATTTGCAAGGCGTGACCTAGCGCGAGATTTAGAGGCATTTATGGGAAAATCGCTTCTAGTTGTCTTAGATGATAATCAACTCAATATACTTAATCAAGTATTTAGACCTATTTTTTGCGGTGATGTGGTAGAAGTAACGGATGAGTATGTGGTACTTGAAAAGGTAAATATTAAGATGAGTAATGCACCTGAATTTATTTTTCCAACACCGTTCATCATTCCACTAATTAACATTGTATGGTTTACACCATTTGATCCTTCAATTAGATTTTCACTTTTTTAATAGGGAGGGAAAGTAATGAATCTAACATTAGTAGAGAGAATAAGTCTTAGCGTAGGAAATAGAGTACTTGTTATGACAGGCGCTTTTCCGTTTTTTGTAGTAGGTAGACTCATAAAAGTAGAACCTGACACCATACATGTCATAAGTGAATTTGGCGTACCGGGTCCATTAAAGAATCAAGAGTTTGCTATCCAATTAGAACACATTGCAACATTTTATGCAGAGGAAAGCGAGGGAGAAATTCCTGTTGTGTGGTAAATAGGAAGGGGAGATAATAATGGTTAGACATTTTTGTATATCAGCCATTCAAGTTCCTATTGTCTACAATAAATACGGAGATGTGGATCCCAATGGCCTTATGTATGTGCTAGATAAAAATAAAGACGAGGTTAAAAAAAGGATAAAAGAATGTCCAGGAACGTATGTGGATCTCGTACAGCCTTTGGTTATACGCGCACACCAGGGTGATATCGTTGAAATTACCTTTAAGAATGAACTTTGCTTTTCTGCTTCTATGAATGTCAAAGGCCTACCTTATGAGGTACAGAATACAGATGGTGCTTTTGTAGGAGGCAATGAAAGTTCATTAGCAGCACCAGGAAAAACCATTTGTTATAGATGGTATGCCCAGGCGCAAGGAGCGTTTCATTTTAGTGATTTAGGAAATGCACTAAGTTCAGAAATAGGGAGTAATATACATGGCTTATTTGGGGCCATAGTTGTAGAAGCACCAGGTAGTACATGGACAGACCCTCAGAGCGGATGTCCACTAGAAAGTGGTGTGTTTGCAGATATTCACCATCCTTTCAAGCCAGATTTTAGAGAATTTGTAACGATTTTTCATGATGAAGCAGCTGTTAAAAACAGGTTTGGTGAAACACCTATAGATCCTATGACCGGTTTTCCAGAAATGACGCATTCCATTAACTACCGTGCAGAACCTATGCGTAATAAAATGCAGCTCATTATGGAAGGTGTTGTCTGTCCTGACTGTGAAGGTGAAGAAGTACATCATGATTCATGGGTGTTTGGAGATCCACCCCCTACCGTACTTCCTAGATGTTATAAAGCAGACCCTGTAAGGTGGTATGCCATTCATGGTGGCGTAAAGGAAACGCATATTTTCCATTTACACTTACAACAGTGGTTATCTGAACCAGAGGTACAAGAATCTTTCTTAAATGATTCACGTGCTTTTGGACCAGGAGAGACCATTACCTTTGATATTTTATATGGAGCAGGTAGCTTGCAAAAGGCTTATGGAGATGTTATTTATCACTGCCATTTGTATCCTCACTTTGCTGAAGGCATGTGGGGCATTCAACGTATCCATGATGTACTTGAAGAGGGAAATCGTTGTTATCCTGATGGCACACCCGTTACAAGGCTCATGCCACTTCCAGATAGACCCTGTCCACCCAAACCTACAGAAAAGCACCCAGGCTTTCCATTCTTTATTCCAGGTAAAGTAGGATGTAGAAGTCCAGTACCACCTAAAGGCTATGATCGAGATTTTCCAATAACAGATTTAGAGTGCAATGCATTAGCAGATAACGCTGAGCTAGGTGCGCTATTTGTCAATCCTTGCCCAGAAGGTACATCTGTAAGGCGCTATGATATAGTAGGGATTCAGCAAAACCTTGTTTATAACGAAGCCAATTGGCATGACCCAGAAGGAAGATTTTATGTACTGAAACAAGATGAAGAAGCTGTTAGAAATGGAACTAAAAAACCCGAACCACTCTTCATTAGGGCTAAGGCAGGAGAATGTATAGAGATTCATTTTACGAATAAGTTTCCAGAGAAACTAGGACCTAATGCCTTCCAAATTCAAATTAATACCTTATTTGCTTCTACCCACGTACACTTTGTAAAATTCGATGTACTTTCATCTGATGGCGCTAATACAGGTTGGAACTACTTTACAGGAACTGCTCATGAACAAACAGTTGTTTATAGATGGTATGCTGATGTAGAGCTAAAAGTATGTTTCTTCCATGATCACCTTTTTGCAAATTCTGTACAGCTACATGGTTTATTTGGTGGACTAATAGTAGAGTCAGAAGGATCTAGGTTCTTAGATACTCACACAGGAAAACGTATGACAGCAGGTACGCAGGCTATCATACAGAATCCGTTTATTCCAGATTTCAGGGAATTCTGCTTAGCAGTTCATGACTGGGCACCAGTTTATGATGGAAAAGGTAAGGCACTAAATCCACCAGATGAGCCTGGCATCATGGATGATATGGGGGTAATAGCTTTTAATTATACCAATGCACCATTTGATATAAGAGGTGGTGAACCAGCCCACGTATTTAGTTCTTATGTACATGGAGATCCTTGGACACCATTATTTGAAGGTTATGCAGGGGACCCTGTAAGAGTAAGGCTCATTGATGGAGCCCATGAAGAATCTCATGCTATTAACTTTAACAGGTATGAGTGGCATAGAGATAGAACGGATGTAGACTCACCCCTTGTAGCAGAACAGCATATAGGGATTTCAGAAACCTTTACCTTTGAATTTTCATTAGAGAGCTTAAGTGGCAGAGAAGACTTTGATGTTTTGTATTATTCTAGTGGTATGGATGATCTTTGGTTAGGAACATGGGGAATCACTAGGGTGAGGGGAACCTTGATACCTACCTTATATCCGCTAAAAGATAGACCACTACTTCATAGACGAAAAGAGCCTATGCCATATCAGACCTGCTGCCCACCACCTAAAGCGACTTCACCGGGTAATCCATTCCCCTGTGGAACTAAAGTAAATCACTTTAATGTAGCTGCGGTGCAAAGGCCTATTATCTATAATCAATTTTGTGATAATGACCCATATGGCATGATATTTGTATTACTAGAAGATGTAGAGAAGGTATTATGTGGAGAGAAGAATCCAGAGCCACTTATACTCACTATTAATGCAGGAGAAGGCGTAGAATTAACTTTAGTGAATCTCATGCCGAAGGAGCTAGATGTACCACAGTTCCCAGAGGTACCTGTACAGAAATGTTGGCCGTATAGTTCAAGAGTTTCTATGAACAGCCAAGGCGCAGAATATGATGTACTTGGCTCTGATGGTGCAACGATAGGATTTAATCCAGATCAGACTATAGGAGTAGGAGAATCTATTACCTATAGATGGTACTATCCAGAAACAGCCACACAAGCTATAGTTGTAGACTTTGGTGATTCAATGAATCATAGAAAACATGGTTTATTTGGGGCAATTAGCTTTGCAGAGGTGGGTTCTAAGCATTACGATCCATTTACTGGCTGTGAAAAGGATAAG
Coding sequences:
- a CDS encoding oleate hydratase, which codes for MKRRRKKASPTPIVVASVVIGAAAGAIAMLSSKKLKEQREEKSQRASWEAATRAAHGLRHQKGHVYFVGGGLGSLAGAAYLIRDCQFKGENIHIIEGLKVLGGSNDGAGEAVYGFVCRGGRMLNEETYENFWELFSSIPSLDMPGMSVTEEILNFDHLHPTHAQARLVDKRGVIQDVKSMGFNKADRLALAKLMATPESKLDDMTIEQWFADTPHFFTTNFWYMWQTTFAFQKWSSLFEFKRYMDRMIFEFSRIETLEGVTRTPYNQYESVILPLKAYLDAFNVDFSINATVTDIDFKPGPGITVSAIHITDQEGEKIIKLKEEDVCIMTNGCMTDCATLGDFNTPAPYEPKHPISAELWKKVAKKRSNLGNPTPFFGHPSETNWESFTVTCRGNKLLKMIEKFSGNIPGSGALMTFKDSSWLMSIVVAAQPHFKKQPMDVTIFWGYGLHTDRIGDYVKKPMRDCSGEEILTELLHHLHMEEELETVMETIINVIPCMMPYIDAQFQPRKMKDRPQVVPEGSTNFAMISQFVEIPKDMVFTEEYSVRAARIAVYTLFGVKDKEICPVTPYNKNPKVLAQALKTAYR
- a CDS encoding multicopper oxidase domain-containing protein; this encodes MVRHFCISAIQVPIVYNKYGDVDPNGLMYVLDKNKDEVKKRIKECPGTYVDLVQPLVIRAHQGDIVEITFKNELCFSASMNVKGLPYEVQNTDGAFVGGNESSLAAPGKTICYRWYAQAQGAFHFSDLGNALSSEIGSNIHGLFGAIVVEAPGSTWTDPQSGCPLESGVFADIHHPFKPDFREFVTIFHDEAAVKNRFGETPIDPMTGFPEMTHSINYRAEPMRNKMQLIMEGVVCPDCEGEEVHHDSWVFGDPPPTVLPRCYKADPVRWYAIHGGVKETHIFHLHLQQWLSEPEVQESFLNDSRAFGPGETITFDILYGAGSLQKAYGDVIYHCHLYPHFAEGMWGIQRIHDVLEEGNRCYPDGTPVTRLMPLPDRPCPPKPTEKHPGFPFFIPGKVGCRSPVPPKGYDRDFPITDLECNALADNAELGALFVNPCPEGTSVRRYDIVGIQQNLVYNEANWHDPEGRFYVLKQDEEAVRNGTKKPEPLFIRAKAGECIEIHFTNKFPEKLGPNAFQIQINTLFASTHVHFVKFDVLSSDGANTGWNYFTGTAHEQTVVYRWYADVELKVCFFHDHLFANSVQLHGLFGGLIVESEGSRFLDTHTGKRMTAGTQAIIQNPFIPDFREFCLAVHDWAPVYDGKGKALNPPDEPGIMDDMGVIAFNYTNAPFDIRGGEPAHVFSSYVHGDPWTPLFEGYAGDPVRVRLIDGAHEESHAINFNRYEWHRDRTDVDSPLVAEQHIGISETFTFEFSLESLSGREDFDVLYYSSGMDDLWLGTWGITRVRGTLIPTLYPLKDRPLLHRRKEPMPYQTCCPPPKATSPGNPFPCGTKVNHFNVAAVQRPIIYNQFCDNDPYGMIFVLLEDVEKVLCGEKNPEPLILTINAGEGVELTLVNLMPKELDVPQFPEVPVQKCWPYSSRVSMNSQGAEYDVLGSDGATIGFNPDQTIGVGESITYRWYYPETATQAIVVDFGDSMNHRKHGLFGAISFAEVGSKHYDPFTGCEKDKGEQLVIRNPFLPDYRQFVLLAHNGIYLEDKKGDLLPKFFFNPEIAVDDEDLDTEDQGMKGYNLRSEPFYNRLLQDPVIGNVFTSDEPDLSDISTPIFYANPGDPITIKLLMPAEKPRATTFYVHGHAVHSENTNMNSPIIGVDGAITIGDNYRKDLLGGATAGVCQTGDYMYQSANITWDIESGMWGNMHVVEEGEEGLIPLEQ